A region of Colletotrichum higginsianum IMI 349063 chromosome 10, whole genome shotgun sequence DNA encodes the following proteins:
- a CDS encoding TAM domain methyltransferase encodes MQNPQPDQTPVEADTASESDDLHEVSSLASLRSSILEHQAENGRTYHSMSAGKYSYPNDEHACFNINRLTWRKDLQHRIWIICLEGELAISPGHKTAKRVLDMGTGTGIWAIDYADEHPSAEVIGVDLSPIQPEWAPPNCVFELDDLEKSWTWSKPFDFIYCRAMEGCFLNGPKMVKKIYQALTPGGYLEIGGLELPLGCDDDSVPKDSSLWQWHTLLQEAAEKIGRPLEGLGKETEAMKEAGFVDITRKGFVWPLNSWPADPHLRELGDWHFANLNMGIEGLSMGLLTRVLDWTREEVLALCAGVRRDLRNRRMHAYWKVHVVYARKPEETEESEESEGEAAEEAAN; translated from the exons ATGCAGAACCCTCAACCTGACCAGACG CCTGTAGAGGCCGACACCGCCTCAGAGTCTGACGAT CTCCATGAGGTATCCTCTCTGGCTTCGTTGCGCTCGAGCATCCTGGAGCACCAAGCGGAAAATGGCCGGACTTACCACTCCATGAGTGCTGGAA AGTACAGTTATCCCAATGACGAG CACGCTTGCTTCAACATCAACAGGCTAACATGGCGCAAAGATTTGCAACACCGCATCTGGATAATTTGCCTCGAAGGCGAGTTGGCAATCTCGCCAGGCCACAAAACAGCCAAGCGTGTGCTGGACATGGGTACCGGCACAGGTATCTGGGCGATTGACTATG CGGACGAACATCCGTCGGCCGAG GTCATCGGCGTTGATCTTAGCCCCATTCAGCCTGAGTG GGCCCCCCCGAACTGTGTATTCGAGCTGGACGATTTGGAGAAGAGCTGGACTTGGAGCAAGCCCTTTGACTTCATCTACTGTCGGGCCATGGAGGGTTGCTTTTTGAACGGGCCAAAGATGGTCAAAAAGATCTACCA GGCCTTGACGCCGGGTGGTTACCTTGAGATCGGAGGACTAGAGCTCCCGCTGGGCTGCGATGACGATAGCGTACCCAAGGACTCGTCCCTATGGCAATGGCACACGCTTCTTCAGGAGGCTGCCGAGAAGATCGGGCGGCCCCTTGAGGGGCTGGGGAAGGAAACGGAGGCCATGAAGGAAGCCGGCTTTGTCGACATCACGCGCAAGGGCTTCGTCTGGCCACTGAACTCGTGGCCGGCGGACCCGCATCTGAGGGAGCTTGGTGATTGGCATTTTGCCAATCTCAACATGGGAATTGAGGGGCTTTCCATGGGACTGCTCACTCGTGTCCTGGACTggacgagggaggaggtTTTGGCGCTCTGTGCTGGTGTCCGGAGAGATCTGCGGAACAGAAGAATGCATGCGTACTGGAAGGT CCACGTCGTCTACGCCCGGAAGCCagaggagacggaggagtCAGAGGAGTCGGAGGGTGAGGCCGCGGAAGAGGCTGCAAACTGA
- a CDS encoding C6 zinc finger domain protein, which translates to MPSRKGSPKVKTGCRTCKARKVKCDETKPKCKRCITSGRQCAGYEPALEHGLSWYRPQQLTAHDQREGRAFQFFSHMVGPVLSGPMDAYFWTHLVVQFSHFEPAVRHAVLAISSLYEDFHDGARVTRQKPGNDFALRHYGAAIQRIKSAEDEQLVLLVCILFICVEYLQGDVEAALRHCKHGIVILNRVGCSSWAREHILPIFRRLSFVSFYLGAKPPPDAAVPGLIGFEVPLPPEFESVAEAQSAIDDLTMHMIEYVSSVDRSASDRQELETRLQEFHAKLSRFDATIPPSDSSTKIAICNMMMKFEMARIQIDTIHGTAETRFDEHTESFRRIMALGRRASQLRKAFPDERPQACFTFEAGFLSSLGFISIKCRDLQLRLEALALMADLPAPKEGFVDVGTLYRVGRLGIEIEHGVSLADGEIKRDPAALAALSFPPEEKRFFAAPIDHELDVIKNEDGSVTYRRTVSFLRRDADGNVHARQEYLTDDLPGAVSSQVPCMRCSKPM; encoded by the exons ATGCCGTCCCGGAAGGGCAGTCCCAAGGTCAAGACGGGCTGTCGGACATGCAA GGCTCGAAAGGTGAAGTGCGATGAGACCAAGCCCAAGTGCAAGCGGTGCATAACGAGCGGCCGGCAGTGCGCCGGCTACGAGCCGGCGCTCGAACATGGCCTGTCGTGGTACCGCCCCCAGCAATTGACCGCCCACGACCAGCGCGAGGGTAGGGCGTTCCAGTTCTTCTCCCACATGGTCGGGCCCGTCCTCTCCGGGCCCATGGACGCCTACTTCTGGACCCATCTGGTCGTGCAGTTCAGCCACTTCGAGCCCGCCGTGCGCCACGCCGTCTTGGCCATCAGCTCGCTATACGAAGACTTCCACGACGGCGCCCGCGTCACGCGACAGAAGCCCGGCAACGACTTCGCGCTGAGGCACTACGGTGCGGCCATCCAGCGCATCAAGTCGGCTGAGGACGAGCAGCTCGTGCTGCTGGTGTGCATCCTCTTCATCTGCGTCGAGTACCTccagggcgacgtcgaggccgccctgcGGCATTGCAAGCACGGCATTGTGATCCTCAACCGCGTGGGATGCTCGTCCTGGGCTCGCGAACacatcttgcccatcttCCGCCGCCTGAGTTTCGTGTCCTTCTACCTCGGcgcgaagccgccgccggacgcGGCAGTACCGGGCCTGATCGGATTCGAAGTCCCGCTGCCCCCGGAGTTCGAgagcgtcgccgaggcgcaGAGCGCCATCGACGACCTGACTATGCACATGATCGAGTACGTCTCGTCCGTCGACCGTTCCGCCTCTGACCGACAGGAGCTTGAGACGAGACTGCAGGAGTTCCACGCGAAGCTGAGCCGGTTCGACGCTACCATACCGCCGTCCGACTCCTCGACGAAAATCGCCATCTGCAACATGATGATGAAGTTCGAGATGGCACGGATACAGATCGACACCATACACGGCACGGCGGAAACGAGGTTCGACGAGCACACCGAGTCCTTCCGCAGGATCATGGCGCTCGGGCGCCGCGCCTCGCAGCTGAGGAAAGCGTTTCCCGACGAGCGGCCACAGGCTTGCTTCACCTTCGAGGCCGGATTCCTGTCGTCGCTGGGGTTCATCTCGATCAAGTGCCGCGACCTACAATTGCGGCTGGAGGCGCTGGCGCTCATGGCCGACCTCCCCGCGCCCAAGGAGGGTtttgtcgacgtcggcacgCTGTACAGGGTCGGCCGGCTCGGCATCGAGATCGAGCACGGCGTCTCGctcgcggacggcgagaTAAAGAGGGACCCGGCCGCGCTCGCGGCGTTGTCATTTCCGCCGGAGGAGAAGCGGTTCTTCGCGGCCCCCATCGACCACGAGCTGGACGTGATCAAGAACGAGGACGGCTCGGTCACGTATCGACGGACCGTGTCGTTCCTCCggcgcgacgccgacggcaacgtACACGCGCGGCAGGAGTATCTCACGGACGATCTGCCGGGGGCGGTTTCGTCTCAAGTGCCGTGTATGAGATGCTCTAAGCCTATGTAA
- a CDS encoding Epoxide hydrolase, with the protein MRSRTTLGRSACRTPHAVVGPSGELAINVSGKGLNFNLLEGVTEDTPLLSKTEIDYYVDSFTKLNWEDELALVLGNGTYTCRFLQPALFIAATLDLTLPLSLSTGMETYFDNLSRREVNGLHWMRWEKPAEVETYVGNWLTSSVLGNSFLDLNLTTGLGLTAL; encoded by the exons ATGAGGTCTAGGACTACGTTGGGTCGATCGGCTTGCAGAACGCCACACGC GGTAGTAGGCCCTAGTGGCGAACTAGCTATTAATGTTAGCGGCAAAGGGCTTAACTTCAATTTGCTTGAGGGTGTAACTGAAGATACGCCCCTACTTAGTAAGACGGAAATCGACTATTATGTTGATAGCTTTACTA AGCTAAACTGGGAGGATGAGCTGGCACTGGTGCTGGGCAATGGCACCTATACCTGCAGGTTCTTGCAGCCTGCCCTCTTTATTGCTGCAACCTTGGACCTGACGCTCCCCCTATCTCTATCGACGGGTATGGAAACGTACTTTGACAATTTGAGTCGGAGAGAGGTGAACGGCTTGCATTGGATGAGGTGGGAAAAGCCTGCTGAGGTTGAAACCTACGTCGGAAATTGGTTGACTAGCTCCGTCTTGGGAAACTCGTTCCTTGACTTGAACCTTACAACCGGACTTGGGCTAACAGCGCTCTGA
- a CDS encoding Ubiquitin-conjugating enzyme, translating into MASSSAAAASLLGRQLKEMQTGKDIPGISCGLVNDNNIFEWEVMLMISDDCKYYGGGNFRARLVFPPNYPLMPPSLTFQTPIPFHPNIYPDGRLCISILHPPEEDQYGYEAASERWSPVQSPETILLSTISLFHGPNDESPANVEAARMFREEREGKNKDFRRRCRACVRESLGED; encoded by the exons ATGGCATCGtcctccgccgcggcggcgtcgctgcTGGGCCGGCAGCTCAAGGAGATGCAGACGGGCAAGGACATACCGGGGATATCGTGCGGTCTGGTCAACGACAATAATATCTTTGAGTGGGAGGTGATGCTCATGATCAGCGACGACTGCAAATACTATGGAG GAGGCAACTTCCGCGCGCGCCTCGTTTTCCCGCCAAACTATCCGCTCATGCCACCGTCTCTGACGTTCCAGACGCCGATCCCGTTCCACCCCAACATTTATCCCGACGGGCGGCTGTGCATCTCCATCCTGCACCCGCCGGAGGAGGACCAGTACGGCTACGAGGCGGCTTCGGAACGGTGGAGCCCGGTGCAGAGCCCCGAGACGATCCTGCTGAGCACCATCAGCCTCTTCCACGGGCCCAACGACGAGTCGCCCGCCAACGTCGAGGCTGCGCGCATGTTCCgcgaggagagggagggcaaGAATAAGGACTTCCGGAGGCGGTGCCGGGCCTGTGTCCGAGAGAGTCTGGGGGAGGACTGA
- a CDS encoding Pyridoxamine 5'-phosphate oxidase, whose translation MSFSNADTGNKTADPYKAANLDNDVSVKEKVETFVKFAEKSKFGMMTTRDAKSGALVSRAMALAATENGGIDLLFHTNTESHKTDEIDSDPHINIAFINSSGDWASVSGVSSVVTDRSLVKKHYTPTLKAWLGDLGDGTHDGSENDPRIGVIRVKTTSITYAVSNATIVGKVVQLAEGVVTGNAAQVNKLREVSSQEVEQYRSAASSS comes from the exons ATGTCTTTCTCCAACGCAGACACCGGAAACAAGACGGCCGATCCCTACAAGGCCGCCAACCTTGACAATGACGTCTCCGTCAAGGAGAAGGTCGAGACCTTTGTCAAGTTCGCCGAGAAGTCCAAGTTTGGAATGATGACCACCAGAGACGCCAAGTCGGGCGCGCTCGTCTCCCGCGCAATGGCTCTCGCTGCCACG GAAAACGGCGGTATCGATTTGCTCTTCCACACCAACACCGAGTCTCACAAGACGGACGAGATCGACAGCGACCCCCACATCAACATCGCCTTTATCAACAGTTCCGGCGACTGGGCCTCCGTCTCAGGCGTCTCCAGCGTTGTTACCGACCGCTCGTTGGTCAAGAAGCATTACACCCCCACCCTGAAGGCCTGGCTCGGCGATCTTGGTGACGGTACCCACGATGGCTCCGAGAACGATCCTCGCATTGGCGTCATCCGCGTCAAGACTACCAGCATCACCTACGCCGTTAGCAACGCCACCATTGTCGGCAAGGTTGTCCAGTTGGCAGAGGGTGTTGTTACGGGGAACGCGGCCCAGGTCAACAAGCTGAGGGAGGTGTCGTCTCAGGAGGTGGAGCAGTATCGCTCcgcggcttcttcttcttga
- a CDS encoding C2H2 finger domain-containing protein has product MADKKGSAYGAPAGDTDFRKTWDLDEYAAKAKDREAKEKEESKARYEAKLAGKKYHKPLTGNETFTQARRNVLDLSAQVGKTQLVPAGAGVGKRGRGAGFYCEPCDLTFKDNKQYVEHMNTPQHLANTGQTNEVRRATADEVRERIEWHWQRIQDLEKEKATSLQERLALREEESLKEAEERRRKRKEADEKRRAEREAAEKVKLEYGEDVRIEGEHDEDDMMAAMGITGFGGAKKK; this is encoded by the coding sequence ATGGCCGACAAGAAAGGAAGCGCCTACGGCGCGCCGGCGGGCGACACCGACTTCCGCAAAACATGGGACCTTGACGAGtacgccgccaaggccaaggaccgcgaggccaaggagaaggaggagtcCAAGGCGCGATACGAGGCGAAGCTGGCCGGCAAGAAATACCACAAGCCCCTGACGGGCAACGAGACATTCACCCAGGCGAGGCGCAACGTGCTGGACCTCAGCGCGCAGGTCGGCAAGACGCAGTTGGTGCCGGCGGGCGCGGGTGTGGGCAAGCGCGggcgcggcgccggcttctACTGCGAGCCCTGCGACCTTACGTTCAAGGACAACAAGCAGTACGTCGAGCACATGAACACGCCGCAGCATCTGGCCAACACGGGGCAGACGAACGAGGTGCGGCGCGCGACGGCCGACGAGGTGCGGGAGCGTATCGAGTGGCACTGGCAGCGGATTCAAgacctcgagaaggagaaggcgacgagCCTACAGGAGCGCCTAGCGctgcgggaggaggagagcctgaaggaggccgaggagcggAGACGCAAGAGGAAGGAGGCGGAcgagaagaggagggcggagagggaggcggccgagaaggtcaAGCTCGAGTACGGGGAGGACGTGAGGATCGAGGGCGAGCACGACGAGGATgacatgatggcggcgatgggcaTCACCGGGTTCGGAGGGGCCAAGAAGAAATAA
- a CDS encoding Diphthine synthase — protein sequence MLYLVGLGLSDETDITVKGLEVVKKASRVYLEAYTSILLVDKAVLESYYGRDIVVADREMVESNSDEILRDAQTEDVAFCVVGDPFGATTHTDLVLRARELGIPVRTVPNASIMSGIGATGLQLYNFGQTVSMVFFTETWKPASFYDRIKENRDVGLHTLVLLDIKVKEQSLEDMARGRRVYQPPRYMTVGQCAAQMLEIEEEKQEGVYTADSLAIGAARVGGKTEKFVAGTLKELCDTDEALGGPLHSMVLLGRRAHELERDYIREFAVNKETFDKSWNAEYGKQ from the exons ATGCTGtacctcgtcggcctcggtctgTCTGACGAAACCGACATCACCGTAAAGggtctcgaggtcgtcaagaaggCCTCTAGGGTCTACCTCGAAGCCTACACCAGCATCCTCCTCGTTGACAAGGCCGTCTTG GAGAGTTACTATGGCCGCGACATCGTAGTCGCCGACCGCGAAATGGTCGAGTCCAACAGCGACGAGATCCTCCGCGACGCCCAAACCGAAGATGTCGCCTTttgcgtcgtcggcgacccCTTTGGCGCCACGACGCACACCGACCTCGTCCTGCGCGCCCGCGAGCTCGGCATCCCCGTCCGCACCGTTCCCAACGCCTCCATCATGTCCGGTATCGGCGCCACGGGTTTGCAGCTGTACAATTTTGGCCAGACCGTCTCCATGGTCTTCTTCACCGAGACCTGGAAGCCTGCGTCCTTCTACGACCGCATCAAGGAGAATCGCGATGTTGGTCTGCACACGCTTGTGCTGCTCGACatcaaggtcaaggagcAGAGCCTCGAGGACATGGCCCGCGGCCGCAGGGTCTACCAGCCGCCGCGCTACATGACCGTCGGCCAGTGCGCCGCACAGATGCTCGAGatcgaggaagagaagcaggaAGGTGTTTACACCGCCGACAGCCTGGCCATCGGAGCGGCGCGCGTGGGCGGCAAGACCGAAAAGTTTGTCGCCGGCACATTGAAGGAGCTATGCGACACGGACGAAGCACTGGGAGGCCCGTTGCACAGCATGGTACTGCTTGGCAGAAGGGCGCACGAGCTGGAGCGTGATTACATCCGCGAATTTGCTGTCAACAAGGAGACTTTTGATAAAAGCTGGAACGCAGAGTATGGGAAGCAATAG